In Lactococcus protaetiae, the genomic window AGATGGTATTCCATAAATTCTTCACCTTCAATAAGTTCTAAAGATACTTCATCGGGTTGTGTTACCAATGGTTTGACAATCGTCAAAACTAACTCTTTCACATCTGATTGCATAACATTTCCTACTCTAACCAGAATTCTGGTTCAATTTTTTATGTGAATATCCACGAAAAGCTGTCCAAAAGGGCAGCTTCAAATTTCTTATTTAGAGAATTTTGATTCGTGGAATTTTTTCATAACTCCAGCTTTTGAAAGCAAGTTACGAACTGTATCTGATGGTTGTGCACCATTGTTCAACCATTCCAAGATGCGTTCTTCTTTAAGTGTGACTTGGTTTTCAGCTACGAGTGGGTTGTAAGTACCAACTGTTTCGATGAAACGACCATCACGTGGAGCGCGTGAATCAGCAATGTTAATACGGTAGTAAGGTTTTTTCTTAGAACCCATACGAGTCAAACGGATTTTTACAGACATGTTTATCTATTCCTCTTCTTAATTTTTAATACTTGAATATTATAACATAGGTAAGGAAAGCTGTCAAGAAAAAATCTTGACAGCTCTCATCTACCGATTTTTTACTCAATTCAATCGCAAAAAACGATCAAGAAACTTCTCAATAGTTTTGTATTATTTTTGGAGAAAAAGATATGTTTATAAAATATTTTCCTTTTCAGCGTTGTCTTCTCTCTTTCTTAGAGTGAATAAAGCAGCAACAAGCAAAATTATTCCCATAAGCGCAGGAGCTGAATGTCCAAAGAGAATATATATTTCACCACCGATTAAAGGTCCTGCAATGCGTGCAAGGGATTGTAAGGCTTGTGACCCACCTTGGAGCTTTCCCTGCTCGCTATCGCTTGCTTGTTTGGATAAACGGCCGTTAAAAGCGGTACCAAATACCGAATCGCCAAAAGCATAGATAAACATTGCAAGGATAAAGATGGGCCAAAACTGAGTGATTGCTGAGAGAGCCATCAATGTGTACCCGATAAGCTCACTCACTATCGCGAGATTAATTAACTGCTTATCATTGAAGTGCTTGAGTAGATGTTTCATTATCAATGTTTGAGTGACAATATCTTGTAGCCCCATGATAGAAAAGACGAGTCCGATAGCTACAGGTCTCCATGCAAAACTATCCCATGTAAACTGGCTAATGATGGCCTGCATTGCTCCTGCTGGAATCCACAGGAAAAAACCTACGATGAAAAGTTTTGAAAGATTACGCATAGTCAAAACATCAAAGAGTGCTGTAAAAGGATTAATCCGATTGAGCGGAAGTTTTGATAATCGCTTATCTACTGCTAAACTTTCTGGCATTGCAAAGAGACCATAAACAAGATTGAGCAAACAAATAAAAGCACCGAAATAAAAAGGAACACTATTTCCAAAATGAGCAAGCAGTCCCCCAAACGTAGGGCCAGTAATCGTCCCAATACCAACGGCCGCTGCTGCCCAACCAAAGATTTTTGTACGTTCTTCAGCTTTTGTAATATCGGCAAAGTAGGCAAAAAGTGCAACAATATTTCCACCAGTCAATCCATCAATAATCCGACCAAGAAACAGCATCCAAAGTGCGCCCGCCAGTCCAAAAACGAGATAACCGATGCTTGAACCCGCGAGACAAGTTAATAAAATGACTTTTCTACCATATCGGTCAGAAAGAGCACCCATTGCTGGTGCAGCAAGAAAGGTACAGCCTGCATAAATCGCAGTTAGCGCAGTCACAATAAATGCTTGATTACTATGATTTGCAAAAGGAGCGACTAGAAACGGAACAACAGGAGCAATGATTGTAAAGCCCAGTCCTGTAAGAAATGTTGAGATAAGCCCAAAGGTTAGGGCATGATGATTAGGTTTCATATTAGTTGACCTCGATTGAATATCTATATTTAGTTTCCTTAGAAACAATAATAGAATATCATCTTTTTGTTTCTTTGTCAACAAAAAGATGATA contains:
- the rpsP gene encoding 30S ribosomal protein S16, whose translation is MSVKIRLTRMGSKKKPYYRINIADSRAPRDGRFIETVGTYNPLVAENQVTLKEERILEWLNNGAQPSDTVRNLLSKAGVMKKFHESKFSK
- a CDS encoding MFS transporter, translated to MKPNHHALTFGLISTFLTGLGFTIIAPVVPFLVAPFANHSNQAFIVTALTAIYAGCTFLAAPAMGALSDRYGRKVILLTCLAGSSIGYLVFGLAGALWMLFLGRIIDGLTGGNIVALFAYFADITKAEERTKIFGWAAAAVGIGTITGPTFGGLLAHFGNSVPFYFGAFICLLNLVYGLFAMPESLAVDKRLSKLPLNRINPFTALFDVLTMRNLSKLFIVGFFLWIPAGAMQAIISQFTWDSFAWRPVAIGLVFSIMGLQDIVTQTLIMKHLLKHFNDKQLINLAIVSELIGYTLMALSAITQFWPIFILAMFIYAFGDSVFGTAFNGRLSKQASDSEQGKLQGGSQALQSLARIAGPLIGGEIYILFGHSAPALMGIILLVAALFTLRKREDNAEKENIL